From the genome of Sphingobacterium kitahiroshimense, one region includes:
- a CDS encoding RagB/SusD family nutrient uptake outer membrane protein: MKKKNIYMMLGATTLLFASCGKGFLEKFPQGELAEPQVENAKGIEGILIGAYGILNGNVSGTWGNYSSAPSQWLFGEVAADNAHKGSTSTDQPNMNMIEFHTPNSSNDNLSQMWEVYYEGVLRANNTLRLLKVDQAGAKTISAARATQIEGEARVLRAHYYFYLWRVFKNLVFVDENTTLDEAKVKPNKDDVLPKIIEDLKFGIENLPLTKINEEAGRMDQNIAKAYLGKVYLYQKKYPDALILFKEVMAGKDILAMPFQNNFDVLTENGPEALLVSKHAINPNGSGDNANVGDMLAGLNGNNPVGCCGFYQPTIDLVNAYKVDANGLPLLDGTFRLNPYKSDFGLVDTKADSAKTKYQLDVSLRFDPRLDYTVGRRGVRYLDYGVMPGDAWIRDVTNGGPFVGIKTMIPQSQFGSHTASGAAYITDLDVNIIRLADVVLMAAECEVEVGNLTGAMNYVNAIRKRAANLPAKKTANNSNAAVYVVKPYLSFPDPTYARKAVRFERRLELAMEGHRFYDLVRWGEAKAVLESYSSFEGGILPAYKGLNFKPENEYFPIPQAQIDRSGGALTQNNGY; this comes from the coding sequence ATGAAGAAAAAGAATATATATATGATGCTGGGAGCCACTACACTTTTATTTGCTTCTTGCGGTAAGGGTTTTTTGGAAAAATTTCCACAAGGAGAATTAGCAGAACCACAAGTTGAAAATGCTAAAGGAATTGAAGGGATATTGATTGGAGCCTATGGAATATTGAATGGGAATGTAAGTGGAACTTGGGGTAATTACTCATCGGCACCAAGCCAGTGGTTATTTGGTGAAGTTGCAGCAGATAATGCACATAAAGGTTCTACGTCTACTGATCAGCCGAATATGAATATGATTGAATTTCATACACCAAATAGTTCAAACGATAACTTGAGCCAAATGTGGGAAGTTTATTATGAAGGTGTATTGCGGGCTAATAACACTTTACGCCTATTAAAAGTAGATCAGGCTGGAGCTAAGACTATTAGCGCAGCTAGAGCAACGCAGATTGAAGGGGAGGCGAGAGTATTGCGAGCACATTATTATTTTTATCTATGGAGGGTATTCAAGAATCTTGTTTTTGTAGATGAAAATACTACTTTAGATGAAGCGAAGGTAAAGCCTAATAAAGATGATGTGCTACCAAAAATAATAGAAGATTTAAAGTTTGGTATTGAGAATTTACCTTTAACGAAGATTAATGAAGAGGCAGGTCGAATGGATCAAAATATTGCTAAAGCATATTTGGGCAAAGTTTATTTGTACCAAAAGAAATATCCTGATGCGCTTATTTTGTTTAAGGAGGTTATGGCTGGTAAAGATATTTTAGCAATGCCTTTTCAAAATAACTTTGATGTATTAACTGAAAATGGACCTGAGGCTTTGTTAGTATCGAAACATGCCATCAATCCTAACGGTAGTGGTGACAATGCAAATGTGGGGGATATGTTAGCTGGATTGAATGGAAATAATCCCGTTGGCTGTTGTGGGTTTTATCAACCAACAATTGATTTGGTAAATGCATATAAAGTTGACGCTAATGGGTTACCACTTTTAGATGGTACATTTCGTCTAAATCCCTACAAATCAGATTTTGGTTTGGTGGATACAAAAGCGGACTCAGCAAAAACAAAATATCAATTGGATGTTAGCTTAAGATTTGATCCGCGATTAGATTATACTGTGGGGCGTAGAGGAGTAAGGTATCTTGATTACGGTGTAATGCCGGGAGATGCATGGATTAGAGACGTCACGAATGGAGGTCCTTTTGTAGGTATCAAAACTATGATTCCGCAGAGTCAATTTGGTAGCCATACAGCTTCAGGTGCTGCATACATCACTGATCTAGATGTAAATATAATCCGTCTTGCTGATGTTGTGTTGATGGCAGCAGAGTGTGAAGTGGAAGTTGGGAATTTGACTGGTGCAATGAATTATGTTAATGCAATTCGTAAACGAGCCGCTAATCTACCAGCGAAGAAAACAGCCAATAATAGCAATGCTGCTGTCTATGTCGTTAAACCATACTTATCTTTTCCTGATCCAACTTATGCGCGAAAAGCTGTTCGTTTTGAACGTCGTCTGGAATTGGCAATGGAAGGTCATCGCTTTTATGATTTAGTAAGATGGGGTGAAGCAAAGGCAGTTTTAGAAAGTTATTCATCTTTTGAAGGTGGTATTTTACCAGCATATAAAGGCTTGAATTTTAAACCTGAAAATGAATATTTCCCAATTCCTCAAGCTCAAATTGATCGAAGTGGTGGTGCTTTAACACAAAACAATGGGTATTAA
- a CDS encoding Nramp family divalent metal transporter, with the protein MSKDPYQHEKSLSDVHESVEISKGKSKIKKILSFFGPAYLISVGYMDPGNWATDLAGGSQFGYALLWVLLMSNIMALLLQSLCTRLGIVRRKDLAQCNRETYPKRMNFVLYILAEIAIAACDLAEVLGMAIGLNLLFGIDILWGVLISFADTFLIMYLQKLGMRKMELFIIGLITMIGMCFMVEMFLVQPDFGEVMTGFIPSLPNSAALYIAIGIIGATVMPHNLYLHSALVQTRKIDRDDHSIRKALKYNFFDSAIALNLAFLVNAAILILASAAFHKNGMHDVADLEDAYHLLGKTLGTDLAPKLFAVALILAGQSSTVTGTLAGQIVMEGYLRLRISPTLRRIITRLLAIIPAVLVILIAGESQVGSLLIFSQVILSMQLAFAVIPLIHFVSDKEKMGNFVIKPYMQILAWLIAIIIAVLNIKLVYEEISTWIIKYDVLWLTVLLILGAAGMIVLLIMTFIYPILHKNRAIVLDVHPPFEDLKFDEPISFNKVVLALDYSTSDTKAVQYALSIANTNSHFILVHIVESAGVKYTGESTDDLESRQDMERLEKYAHFFSDRAYQVNFELGYNNRVASIAKICEQYEADLLIVGSHGHTGVKDFVFGETVNKLRHAVKIPVFIAQ; encoded by the coding sequence ATGAGTAAAGATCCTTACCAGCATGAAAAATCTCTTTCAGATGTGCACGAAAGTGTTGAAATCAGTAAGGGCAAATCAAAAATAAAAAAAATCCTCAGTTTTTTTGGACCGGCCTATTTAATTAGTGTAGGTTATATGGATCCTGGGAATTGGGCTACAGATTTAGCCGGGGGAAGTCAGTTTGGTTATGCCCTATTATGGGTTTTATTGATGAGTAACATCATGGCTTTACTCTTGCAGAGTCTTTGTACCCGTTTAGGAATAGTGAGAAGAAAAGATCTCGCACAGTGCAATCGGGAGACATACCCAAAGCGCATGAATTTTGTGCTTTATATCTTAGCAGAAATAGCAATCGCGGCCTGTGATCTCGCCGAAGTATTGGGAATGGCGATCGGATTAAACTTACTTTTTGGAATAGATATCCTTTGGGGCGTATTAATCAGTTTTGCAGATACATTTTTGATTATGTATCTACAGAAATTAGGAATGCGAAAGATGGAACTTTTCATTATTGGTCTAATTACGATGATTGGTATGTGCTTTATGGTAGAGATGTTTTTAGTTCAGCCTGATTTCGGTGAAGTAATGACCGGCTTTATTCCAAGCTTACCCAATAGCGCTGCACTTTATATTGCAATAGGAATTATCGGAGCTACTGTAATGCCACATAATTTGTATTTACATTCAGCCTTGGTACAAACGCGAAAAATAGACAGAGATGACCATTCCATAAGAAAAGCACTCAAATATAATTTTTTTGATAGTGCAATTGCCTTAAATCTCGCCTTTCTGGTTAATGCCGCTATTCTTATCCTCGCATCAGCCGCTTTTCATAAAAACGGAATGCATGATGTAGCAGATCTGGAAGATGCTTATCACTTATTGGGGAAAACATTAGGAACAGATCTCGCACCTAAATTATTTGCAGTAGCGTTGATATTGGCAGGTCAAAGTTCTACCGTAACAGGAACCCTTGCGGGACAGATTGTAATGGAAGGATATTTGAGATTACGGATCAGTCCCACCCTTAGAAGAATTATTACTAGATTATTAGCTATTATACCAGCAGTATTGGTCATATTAATTGCTGGAGAATCTCAAGTTGGCTCTTTATTAATTTTTAGCCAGGTTATATTAAGTATGCAGTTGGCATTTGCAGTTATTCCATTAATTCATTTTGTAAGTGATAAGGAAAAGATGGGAAATTTCGTTATTAAGCCTTATATGCAAATATTGGCATGGCTTATAGCTATTATCATCGCCGTACTTAATATTAAACTGGTATATGAGGAAATCTCAACATGGATTATTAAATATGATGTACTATGGTTAACTGTTTTATTAATTCTTGGGGCCGCAGGTATGATCGTTTTGTTGATTATGACCTTTATTTATCCTATACTTCATAAAAATAGAGCAATTGTATTGGATGTCCATCCCCCATTTGAAGATTTAAAGTTTGATGAACCCATATCGTTCAATAAAGTTGTACTTGCTTTGGACTACTCAACTTCAGATACAAAAGCAGTACAGTACGCCCTTTCTATAGCTAATACGAATTCTCACTTTATCTTGGTGCATATTGTTGAAAGTGCAGGCGTGAAATATACGGGAGAAAGTACGGATGACTTAGAGTCTAGACAAGATATGGAAAGATTAGAGAAGTATGCACATTTCTTTTCCGATAGAGCCTATCAAGTTAATTTTGAACTGGGTTATAATAATCGGGTTGCTTCTATTGCGAAGATATGTGAACAATATGAGGCTGATCTTTTAATTGTTGGTAGCCATGGACATACGGGAGTTAAGGATTTTGTTTTCGGAGAAACTGTAAATAAATTGAGGCATGCAGTGAAAATACCCGTTTTTATTGCGCAATAA
- a CDS encoding SusC/RagA family TonB-linked outer membrane protein, protein MRKLLQFLNEDFIEHKKSIKYSLWASTALVLISHQSLGNPMSKFADVSNYVVNTQITQNPVRGKVQDAATKEPIAGATIRVVGKTLATSSDAEGNFQIDAALNDVLEITYVGFSKQSVNVTSTSLPLIVGMQGQTGDLDEVVVTGYSTQRKKDLTGAVSVVNVDQLKSTPAASAVESLQGRATGVQVVTDGAPGATPQIKIRGYSTINNNEPLYIIDGVPYEGKLSWLNQNDIESMQVLKDASAASIYGSRANNGVVIVTTKMGKSGKPQINLDAYFGIQVPNSSRFPKMLSPQQVLDIENRLDGKNNTLPDYIIAGTKLGHDIKPADLDMSKYKYDASSRADFYQITKANQAGTNWFDALSQNAPTQSYQLSATGGGENANYAFSGGYLNQKGTIIHTGFEKYNVRSNMSFSAFDKKLRFGENIQYSFTEGFGMGVNTNTAGDYIGEGSALGFAYRIHNLIPVYDEGGNFAGSVGGQYGNGENPVAIASRAQDNKNKSNLFFGNVYGEYDLLKGLTFRTSMGMKYENYNTVSYTYPNPEFTEGSFNNGMIESSGINKEWTWTNTLNYKAKFNDEHNLNILLGTEAISSRYRQISARGNGFFTTESLDYFYIDAASKDIFGNGEGTVGSLFSIFGKVDYSFKDRYILSGTVRRDGSSTFGPDNKYGVFPGVSAAWRLSEEEFLKGSSWLNDLKIRAGYGVTGNQRIPQNQYVNRYKVDVNSSSYPINGPLSSGVWQNAYSNPAIKWEQVSALNLGLDFSIMNGDFDGSFDWYNKKTTDMLYPLPLPAVGVGRADAPYVNIGDMQNKGVEFSLNYHYGKKQEKPFTLDLSANISRNVNKIVSLAPSISQQVYGAFRSMETSILKAGEPLGAFYGYKVVGIYQDAADVASTPYADGKSRIGGLKYADINGDNVIDANDRTIIGSPHPDFVYSLNINATYKNFDFMAYFYGSKGNQNYEATRYFTDFGVFKGQKSVRVLDEWSPKNNGSMIPSQVNDASPYEYASSSYYVQDASFLKLKNLQVGYNLPVQNLFGANSSVRKFRMYFAVTNLFTITKYEGLDPEVTATPSDYPALGVDFGVYPQARQYMLGLSLGF, encoded by the coding sequence ATGAGAAAACTATTACAGTTTCTTAACGAGGATTTTATTGAGCATAAAAAATCGATAAAATACTCCCTTTGGGCGTCCACAGCGCTCGTGTTAATTAGCCATCAGTCATTAGGTAATCCGATGTCAAAATTTGCTGATGTGTCAAATTATGTAGTCAACACACAGATTACGCAAAACCCTGTTCGAGGAAAAGTTCAGGATGCCGCGACTAAAGAACCCATCGCTGGAGCAACAATTAGAGTCGTGGGAAAGACTTTAGCGACCTCTTCCGATGCGGAGGGTAATTTTCAGATTGATGCAGCCTTAAATGATGTATTGGAAATTACCTATGTCGGTTTTTCAAAGCAATCTGTGAATGTGACATCAACATCACTTCCACTAATTGTTGGGATGCAAGGACAAACTGGTGATTTGGATGAGGTAGTTGTGACAGGTTACAGCACACAACGTAAAAAAGATCTGACCGGAGCTGTCTCTGTCGTGAATGTTGATCAGTTAAAAAGTACACCGGCTGCAAGTGCCGTAGAATCTTTACAAGGGCGTGCAACAGGGGTGCAGGTTGTGACAGATGGTGCTCCAGGTGCAACTCCTCAGATTAAGATCCGTGGTTATAGTACCATTAACAATAATGAACCATTATACATTATTGATGGTGTGCCGTATGAAGGGAAATTAAGTTGGTTGAATCAAAATGACATCGAAAGTATGCAGGTTCTAAAAGATGCATCTGCAGCTTCAATATATGGATCTCGCGCAAATAATGGTGTCGTGATTGTGACAACAAAAATGGGTAAATCGGGAAAACCACAAATTAATTTGGATGCCTATTTTGGAATACAGGTTCCTAACAGTAGTCGTTTTCCTAAAATGCTAAGTCCACAACAAGTTTTAGATATTGAAAATAGATTAGATGGAAAAAACAATACTTTACCAGATTACATTATTGCAGGTACTAAATTAGGTCATGATATTAAACCTGCTGATCTTGATATGTCAAAATACAAATATGATGCTTCAAGTCGAGCCGATTTTTATCAAATTACAAAAGCGAATCAAGCTGGTACCAATTGGTTTGATGCGTTATCTCAAAATGCACCAACCCAATCTTATCAATTAAGTGCTACGGGTGGGGGGGAGAATGCAAATTATGCTTTTTCAGGAGGATATCTAAACCAAAAAGGTACTATCATTCATACTGGTTTTGAAAAATATAATGTCCGCTCGAATATGTCATTTTCTGCTTTTGATAAAAAATTGAGATTTGGGGAAAATATTCAGTATTCTTTTACTGAAGGTTTTGGCATGGGGGTGAATACAAATACTGCAGGTGATTATATTGGGGAAGGGAGTGCCCTTGGTTTTGCATACCGAATACACAATTTAATCCCTGTATATGATGAAGGTGGAAATTTTGCAGGTTCTGTTGGTGGGCAGTATGGTAATGGAGAAAATCCAGTAGCCATAGCATCTCGTGCTCAAGATAATAAGAATAAAAGTAATTTATTCTTTGGTAATGTTTATGGGGAGTATGATTTACTTAAAGGCTTAACTTTCCGCACAAGTATGGGTATGAAATATGAAAATTATAATACAGTTTCATATACCTATCCGAATCCAGAATTTACGGAAGGAAGTTTCAACAACGGAATGATTGAATCTTCTGGAATTAATAAAGAGTGGACATGGACAAATACCTTAAATTATAAAGCGAAATTTAATGATGAACATAATCTAAATATTTTGTTGGGTACCGAAGCAATATCCAGCAGATATAGACAAATATCTGCTCGAGGAAACGGTTTCTTTACGACTGAAAGTTTAGATTATTTTTATATTGATGCTGCGTCAAAAGATATTTTTGGAAATGGGGAGGGAACCGTGGGTTCATTGTTCTCTATATTCGGAAAAGTAGACTATTCTTTTAAAGATCGTTATATTTTGAGTGGTACTGTAAGACGAGATGGATCGTCAACATTTGGACCAGACAATAAATATGGGGTATTTCCTGGTGTAAGTGCTGCTTGGCGATTATCGGAAGAAGAGTTTTTAAAGGGATCTTCATGGTTGAATGATCTTAAAATTCGTGCTGGTTATGGAGTAACAGGAAATCAGCGTATTCCACAAAATCAATATGTAAATCGTTATAAAGTTGATGTTAACTCATCTTCTTACCCAATCAACGGACCACTTAGTTCCGGTGTATGGCAAAATGCATATAGTAACCCTGCAATTAAGTGGGAACAGGTGTCCGCATTAAACCTCGGATTGGACTTTTCCATCATGAATGGTGATTTTGATGGATCATTTGACTGGTATAATAAGAAAACTACAGATATGCTTTATCCTCTTCCATTACCAGCAGTTGGTGTAGGAAGAGCTGATGCGCCTTATGTCAATATTGGTGATATGCAAAATAAAGGAGTTGAGTTTTCATTAAATTATCATTATGGCAAGAAACAAGAAAAACCATTCACGCTTGATCTTTCAGCTAATATCTCAAGAAATGTAAATAAAATTGTGTCTTTAGCTCCTTCAATTAGTCAACAAGTTTATGGTGCTTTCCGTAGTATGGAAACTTCTATTTTAAAAGCTGGTGAACCATTAGGCGCATTTTACGGATATAAAGTTGTTGGAATTTATCAAGATGCTGCTGATGTCGCAAGTACACCTTATGCAGATGGAAAATCACGGATAGGAGGGCTTAAATATGCCGATATAAATGGTGATAATGTAATTGATGCTAATGACAGAACAATAATAGGAAGTCCACATCCTGATTTTGTATATTCATTAAATATCAATGCAACGTATAAAAACTTTGATTTTATGGCTTATTTCTACGGTTCTAAAGGAAATCAAAATTATGAAGCAACACGTTATTTTACCGACTTCGGAGTTTTCAAAGGACAGAAAAGTGTTCGTGTCTTAGATGAATGGAGCCCAAAAAATAATGGAAGTATGATTCCTTCTCAAGTCAATGATGCTTCTCCATATGAATATGCATCTTCAAGTTATTATGTACAAGATGCTAGTTTTTTAAAGCTTAAGAATTTACAGGTAGGTTATAATTTACCTGTTCAAAATCTATTTGGAGCAAATAGTTCAGTACGTAAGTTTAGAATGTATTTTGCTGTAACGAATTTGTTTACTATTACCAAATATGAAGGGTTAGATCCAGAGGTAACCGCTACTCCTTCGGATTATCCAGCATTAGGTGTTGATTTTGGAGTCTATCCACAGGCAAGACAATACATGTTAGGTCTTAGTTTAGGATTCTAA
- a CDS encoding DEAD/DEAH box helicase, with the protein MESLGYLTPKEIQVKSMSRILGGQDIIAIGPDGSGKTTTYILSVLSGLKFNVPDAPKVLILAPDQECVQAIVDQFYLISKNKDLSIIGLRAGGSMEQEIEKLVAGVEIVVSTPNRARAVYLKLGLNLNLIHTIIIDDAEEVIKNGMITPVKELVQSAKKCQHLVFSTVEHEKLHQMIDGFMVSPALIEVEELAAEKLNVHDMFLYQVPNFTTKINLLNSLMLDNEVFDKVIIFVNSKLTAQKLGKSLHRKYNDEIVIFNPLFFEDKSISDIELFKQEDAHRILIVANEGTEVLDVSGIPYIFHFEIPENNDTLIQRIIKSNAEEQLSFTFATDLELPEIKKMEHTIGQKMEVLDLPEKLSIYSAKKGNTSLIDDDNDGTRGAAYHQKKESNSKTYNYGAGKKAKMTMKKKKG; encoded by the coding sequence ATGGAAAGTTTGGGTTATTTAACACCCAAGGAAATACAAGTGAAATCTATGTCTCGGATATTAGGTGGCCAAGATATTATCGCTATAGGTCCTGACGGTTCAGGTAAAACAACAACTTATATCCTCAGTGTACTTTCTGGACTTAAATTCAACGTTCCTGATGCTCCAAAAGTTTTGATTTTGGCTCCTGATCAAGAATGTGTTCAGGCTATTGTTGATCAATTTTATTTGATCAGTAAAAATAAAGACCTTAGTATTATTGGATTACGTGCTGGAGGTAGTATGGAGCAAGAAATTGAAAAACTTGTCGCTGGTGTTGAAATCGTTGTTTCTACTCCAAATAGAGCAAGAGCTGTCTACCTTAAATTGGGCTTAAATCTTAATTTAATACATACCATAATTATCGATGATGCAGAAGAGGTAATTAAAAATGGCATGATAACTCCGGTGAAAGAACTTGTTCAGAGTGCTAAAAAGTGTCAACATCTTGTTTTTAGCACAGTGGAGCATGAAAAATTACACCAGATGATTGATGGTTTTATGGTTTCTCCAGCCCTGATCGAAGTAGAAGAACTTGCTGCGGAAAAACTTAATGTACATGATATGTTTCTATATCAGGTTCCAAATTTTACAACAAAAATCAATCTTCTCAACAGCTTAATGCTGGACAACGAAGTTTTTGATAAAGTGATCATTTTCGTTAATAGTAAACTTACTGCACAAAAATTAGGGAAAAGCTTACACCGTAAATATAACGATGAGATCGTTATATTTAACCCCTTATTTTTTGAAGATAAAAGTATTTCTGATATCGAATTATTTAAACAAGAGGATGCTCATCGGATATTAATCGTAGCCAATGAAGGAACTGAAGTATTAGATGTGTCAGGAATACCGTATATTTTTCATTTTGAAATCCCCGAGAATAACGATACGCTTATACAACGAATCATTAAATCAAATGCAGAAGAGCAATTGTCATTTACTTTTGCAACAGATTTGGAGTTGCCTGAAATAAAAAAGATGGAGCATACAATAGGTCAAAAAATGGAAGTTCTTGATTTACCAGAAAAATTATCAATTTACAGTGCAAAAAAGGGAAATACCTCATTAATTGATGATGATAATGATGGAACACGTGGTGCAGCTTACCATCAAAAGAAAGAAAGTAATAGCAAAACATATAATTATGGGGCTGGTAAAAAAGCTAAGATGACCATGAAGAAGAAAAAGGGTTAA
- a CDS encoding threonine aldolase family protein, whose product MYNFKNDYSEGTHPNILNKLIETNLVQQLGYGEDEYAIQAKDILKNKINNPQATIHFLSGGTQTNLIVISFLLRPHEAVISAKTGHISANETGAIEATGHKVITVETADGKLNPVAIERALQEYALKPHVVKPRMVYISNSTEIGTIYLKKELEDLAACCLSHNLLLFLDGARLGHALMAQDNDLTLADVAKLTDVFYIGGTKNGALLGEAVIFKDPHLAEDFDYVLKQRGAMLAKGRVLAIQFLELFKEDLYFELADHANKMAMKIASTVKAKGFSFLTNSTTNQIFPILPKNIITKLNENYLFFVWKEIDEDNAAIRLITSWATDEQYVDAFINDLKKL is encoded by the coding sequence ATGTACAATTTCAAAAATGACTATTCTGAGGGTACACACCCAAATATTCTCAATAAATTAATAGAAACAAATCTTGTTCAACAACTTGGTTATGGAGAAGATGAATATGCTATCCAAGCAAAAGATATTTTAAAAAATAAGATCAATAACCCACAAGCTACCATACATTTCCTTTCCGGAGGTACGCAGACCAACCTTATTGTTATTTCTTTTCTTTTGCGCCCCCATGAAGCGGTGATCAGTGCTAAAACTGGACATATTTCGGCTAATGAAACAGGAGCTATTGAGGCAACCGGCCATAAAGTAATTACTGTAGAAACCGCTGATGGCAAACTTAATCCAGTTGCTATTGAAAGAGCATTGCAAGAATATGCACTAAAACCACATGTAGTAAAACCTCGGATGGTTTATATTTCCAATTCAACTGAGATCGGCACGATCTATCTCAAAAAAGAATTAGAAGATCTGGCAGCATGTTGTCTTTCGCATAATTTGTTGTTATTTCTTGATGGTGCTCGATTGGGACACGCTTTAATGGCTCAAGATAATGATTTAACACTCGCTGATGTTGCAAAATTAACAGATGTATTCTATATCGGTGGGACGAAAAATGGTGCATTATTAGGCGAAGCTGTTATTTTTAAAGATCCGCATCTGGCAGAAGATTTTGATTATGTACTGAAACAAAGAGGTGCAATGTTAGCGAAAGGACGTGTACTTGCGATACAATTTCTTGAATTATTCAAGGAAGACCTATATTTCGAATTGGCAGATCATGCTAACAAAATGGCTATGAAGATAGCAAGCACTGTTAAAGCTAAAGGTTTTTCTTTCTTAACAAATTCAACTACAAATCAGATCTTTCCTATTTTACCCAAAAATATTATTACAAAACTCAATGAAAATTATTTGTTTTTTGTCTGGAAAGAAATAGATGAAGACAATGCTGCAATTCGATTAATAACATCATGGGCAACAGACGAACAATATGTCGATGCATTTATTAATGATCTTAAAAAATTATAA
- a CDS encoding 2'-5' RNA ligase family protein, with translation MLKVFLFVLLSLYLKESESLEKGMEMVTDLEKYSLVFQPCEKGIQMVKFIKESLKNKIGWFSSCHSLAHITICEYLANGNDLSKIKKQVTEILKYENSQYVYFDDYSAFPKNGAFFIAPALKSRQFLKNKMQAITSIDFDTKMFKSTEPHLTVGRKLDQDKLAVAFENFKAIDLDFFCSSIFLRRFNPIKKQYDTIEEFKFGNLPKPPKEEGQLSFDF, from the coding sequence ATGTTGAAAGTTTTTCTTTTTGTTTTATTATCACTATATTTAAAGGAAAGCGAATCATTAGAGAAAGGAATGGAAATGGTCACAGACTTAGAAAAATATTCATTGGTATTTCAACCCTGTGAAAAGGGTATTCAGATGGTAAAATTTATCAAAGAAAGTTTAAAGAACAAGATTGGATGGTTTTCGAGTTGTCATTCATTAGCGCATATTACCATATGTGAATATTTAGCCAATGGTAATGATCTATCAAAGATAAAAAAACAAGTCACAGAGATTCTTAAATATGAAAATTCGCAATATGTGTATTTTGATGATTATAGTGCCTTTCCAAAAAATGGTGCTTTTTTCATTGCTCCAGCATTAAAATCTAGACAGTTTTTGAAAAATAAAATGCAGGCCATAACCAGTATCGATTTTGATACGAAAATGTTTAAAAGTACTGAACCTCATTTGACAGTCGGGCGTAAGTTGGATCAGGATAAGCTTGCTGTAGCTTTTGAAAATTTCAAAGCAATAGATTTAGATTTTTTTTGTTCTAGTATTTTCTTGCGAAGATTTAATCCCATTAAAAAACAATATGATACAATAGAAGAATTTAAATTTGGCAATCTTCCTAAACCTCCTAAAGAAGAGGGACAGTTGTCTTTTGATTTTTAA